TTAAGGTTATTCAAGAATTAAGAATATTGTAGAAAGGAATAATGCGTTATGAAAATGCCCAATAAGATTGAAAATATTATGCTTGCTCCTTGTGGTATGAATTGTAAAGTATGTTATAAACACTGCTATTCAAAGAAAGCTTGTCAGGGATGCTATGTAAGTGATTTGGGGAAACCAGAACATTGCAGAAAGTGTAAGATAAAAGAGTGTGCAAAGACAGAAAATATTACATATTGTTTTGAGTGCGAAAAATTTCCATGTAAATTAGTTAAAAACTTGGAAAAGAGTTACAATAAAAGATACAAAGAAAGCCTTATAAAAAATAGCCTTTTAGCTAAAGAGTATGGAATAAACACTTTGATGGAAGAAGAATTAAAAAAATGGACTTGTATTTATTGTGGTGGCATTATTTCTTTACATGACTCTGAATGTTCTGAGTGTCATGCTAAAAAGGAATCAAAATAATAATAAGCTTATTGGCATATTACTTTTCTCCGTTTCATTTAATTCTTGATGCAAATGAAGATATAAATGAAACGGAGGTATATAAAATTTGAGCTAGACTAATTAAAACCATCTTAGTGATTAAAACTATCTTAGTGTATTATGCATAAAA
This sequence is a window from Clostridioides difficile. Protein-coding genes within it:
- a CDS encoding DUF3795 domain-containing protein — encoded protein: MKMPNKIENIMLAPCGMNCKVCYKHCYSKKACQGCYVSDLGKPEHCRKCKIKECAKTENITYCFECEKFPCKLVKNLEKSYNKRYKESLIKNSLLAKEYGINTLMEEELKKWTCIYCGGIISLHDSECSECHAKKESK